The following coding sequences lie in one Mycoplasma tauri genomic window:
- a CDS encoding MAG6410 family transglutaminase-related lipoprotein, which translates to MKKSKVKTLSLSLLPSLSILSVSSFVFSCEVSDNNEKHNIDNNKNTNQQNLQTNSLSKQSGLDNNVNQSNDLESTNSHSKIEKQESPTDSINNDKDSQNKEQKNQVTTDTNELNVGQSDSVLNNSKIEKESKIKSENTSDSKSENHTDAKPTKTVDNSFYPTQPSHEFTELNLKEDEIKEKILSAKYLSSNYFSHPDYKIKDYKTVIRGDGKDPKKLELIDKSGNVVSDIKWFIRTQYPGENVYSSSDQTPEDVSINITNDGVVTGKKHQQEQRTYQVWAEWKGYLFKTYVQVLSDDEIRGVDEDAQSRAKVKEIVKGWDNLSDINKVLKAYDWIAENVEYKIRGDLISDQTAYSCLIEKSCVCAGYAKGFELFMNELNIPTKTIVGEVRREWHIWNLVEIEGKWYHIDVTWDTNVEWQKNNKKVKRTTYTYFLVNDNDIKQGRRYTKPFLESMMGSKYRGYKLDNLIKSEEDIRRIVEMQVSEKYNSESKFVSFVTGNSFTDHDLVEKIIQEKTGHKFVKKHEGWRNINFKTLSYAFSIDNSKISEIKTIDLNAEKISNDKSDYIIKIYGDNLPDLSKENIWVKNAFIENVEKVGNDYLVYLSNFDNFGSCEVELSVYKIGYKFNIAKNKKLTFNVLRHEKPKAQFIGINSNSGILKNLDLDMEYRLGLDPWQDVKTTEIELNNIGTREISVRKKASKSMMASQIQKISTSKPSYIDKEVKVNNNRIIGVDSNMQYRLVDTNNWIDINSIYLENLKPGTYELRTKPGVNLLASDIVRVQIH; encoded by the coding sequence ATGAAAAAAAGTAAAGTTAAAACATTATCACTAAGTTTGTTACCAAGCCTTTCAATTTTATCTGTTAGCTCATTTGTTTTTAGTTGTGAAGTTTCTGACAATAATGAAAAACATAATATTGATAATAATAAAAATACTAATCAGCAAAATTTACAGACTAATTCTTTAAGTAAACAGTCTGGATTAGATAATAACGTCAATCAGTCTAATGATTTAGAAAGCACAAATAGTCATTCAAAAATAGAAAAACAAGAAAGTCCAACAGATTCAATCAATAATGATAAAGATTCACAAAATAAAGAGCAAAAAAATCAAGTGACAACCGATACCAATGAATTAAATGTTGGTCAATCTGATAGTGTTTTAAATAATTCAAAAATAGAGAAAGAGTCAAAAATAAAATCTGAAAACACCTCAGATAGTAAATCTGAAAATCATACAGATGCAAAGCCAACTAAAACTGTAGATAATTCTTTCTATCCTACTCAACCAAGTCATGAATTTACTGAATTAAATTTAAAAGAAGACGAAATTAAAGAAAAAATTTTATCTGCAAAATATTTATCATCTAATTATTTTTCCCATCCAGATTATAAAATCAAAGATTATAAAACTGTTATTAGAGGAGATGGTAAAGATCCAAAAAAACTTGAATTAATTGACAAATCAGGTAATGTTGTTTCTGATATCAAATGATTTATAAGAACTCAATACCCTGGTGAGAATGTTTATTCTTCTAGTGATCAAACTCCTGAAGACGTTTCAATAAACATAACTAATGATGGGGTTGTAACTGGCAAAAAACACCAACAAGAACAACGGACATATCAAGTTTGAGCAGAGTGAAAAGGATACTTGTTCAAAACCTATGTGCAAGTTCTTTCGGATGATGAAATTAGAGGTGTTGATGAAGATGCACAATCACGCGCAAAGGTAAAAGAAATTGTAAAAGGTTGAGATAATCTTTCTGATATTAATAAAGTGTTAAAGGCATATGATTGAATTGCTGAAAATGTTGAATACAAAATTCGTGGAGATCTAATATCTGATCAAACTGCTTATTCTTGTTTGATTGAAAAATCATGTGTTTGTGCTGGATATGCAAAAGGTTTTGAATTGTTTATGAATGAATTAAATATTCCCACAAAAACTATTGTTGGCGAAGTTAGAAGAGAATGGCACATTTGAAACTTAGTTGAAATTGAAGGTAAATGATATCACATTGATGTTACTTGAGATACTAATGTTGAGTGACAAAAAAATAATAAAAAAGTTAAAAGAACAACATATACATACTTTTTAGTAAATGATAATGATATTAAACAAGGTAGAAGATACACAAAACCGTTCCTTGAATCAATGATGGGAAGTAAATATCGTGGTTATAAATTAGATAATTTAATTAAAAGTGAAGAAGATATTCGTAGAATAGTTGAAATGCAGGTTAGTGAAAAATACAATAGTGAATCAAAATTTGTTAGCTTTGTTACTGGAAATTCATTCACTGATCATGATTTAGTTGAAAAAATAATACAAGAAAAAACAGGTCATAAATTTGTTAAAAAACACGAAGGCTGGCGTAATATTAACTTCAAAACATTATCATATGCATTTTCAATTGATAATAGCAAAATAAGTGAAATCAAAACAATTGACTTAAATGCTGAAAAAATTTCAAATGATAAAAGTGATTACATTATCAAAATTTATGGAGATAATCTTCCTGATTTATCGAAAGAAAATATTTGAGTTAAAAATGCATTTATTGAAAATGTTGAAAAAGTTGGTAATGATTATCTTGTTTATCTAAGCAATTTTGATAACTTTGGCTCGTGCGAAGTTGAACTATCTGTTTACAAAATTGGATATAAATTTAATATTGCTAAAAATAAGAAATTAACTTTCAATGTATTACGACATGAGAAACCAAAAGCACAATTTATTGGTATAAATAGCAATTCTGGCATTTTAAAGAACTTAGATTTAGATATGGAATATCGTTTAGGATTAGATCCTTGACAAGATGTAAAAACTACTGAAATAGAGCTAAATAATATTGGTACTAGAGAAATATCTGTAAGAAAAAAAGCTTCTAAATCTATGATGGCTTCCCAAATTCAAAAAATTAGTACATCAAAACCTTCTTACATCGATAAAGAAGTTAAGGTTAACAATAATAGAATTATTGGAGTAGATAGCAATATGCAATATCGACTTGTTGATACTAATAATTGAATAGATATTAATTCTATTTACTTGGAGAATTTAAAACCAGGAACTTATGAGTTAAGGACTAAACCAGGAGTAAATCTACTTGCTTCTGATATTGTTAGAGTTCAAATTCATTAG
- the rpmA gene encoding 50S ribosomal protein L27: MAHTKAGGSSRNGRDSRGQRLGIKLGDGQFCTAGSIIFRQRGTKIFPGTNVGRGNDDTLYALITGYVKFEHSRNRVYASVYENREQSKKK, from the coding sequence ATGGCACACACGAAGGCCGGCGGTTCGTCTCGTAATGGGCGTGATAGCCGTGGACAAAGATTAGGTATTAAATTAGGCGATGGTCAATTCTGTACTGCTGGATCAATTATTTTTCGTCAAAGAGGAACAAAGATTTTTCCAGGTACAAACGTTGGTAGAGGAAATGATGATACACTATACGCACTTATTACTGGATATGTAAAATTTGAGCATAGCAGAAATAGAGTTTATGCCTCTGTTTATGAAAATAGAGAACAATCAAAAAAGAAGTAA
- the rplU gene encoding 50S ribosomal protein L21 — translation MIAIIETGGKQILVKEGDTIFIEKVEGEEGSKITFDKVLLAGDKIGKPYVSSAKVLGEIQKQGKAKKIVVYRHNPKSTHKRKLGHRQPYTRVVITKIEG, via the coding sequence ATGATAGCAATAATCGAAACCGGAGGCAAACAAATTTTAGTAAAAGAAGGTGACACAATCTTCATTGAAAAAGTTGAAGGCGAAGAAGGGTCAAAAATTACTTTTGACAAAGTTCTTTTAGCAGGAGATAAGATTGGTAAACCTTATGTATCAAGTGCAAAGGTTCTTGGAGAAATCCAAAAACAAGGAAAAGCTAAAAAAATAGTTGTATATCGTCACAATCCTAAATCTACTCATAAACGTAAACTTGGTCATCGTCAACCATATACACGTGTAGTTATTACAAAAATCGAAGGATAG
- a CDS encoding MscL family protein, producing MFKKAVADSWASVKRGNMLMLAIGLLLGTSFNEVIKSLANDVIMSAIAHTFKVNDVAKLTAGPVLIGKFLAALISFIIVSTLVFVFLVVIFYFRALYLSKHPKPVKKEEPKIEEKILDELKKLNENFKNLKERD from the coding sequence ATGTTTAAGAAAGCTGTAGCTGATTCATGAGCATCTGTTAAAAGAGGTAATATGCTCATGCTTGCAATTGGTCTTTTGCTTGGTACTTCATTTAATGAAGTTATTAAATCATTAGCGAATGATGTAATAATGTCAGCAATTGCCCATACATTTAAGGTAAATGATGTTGCAAAATTAACTGCTGGCCCCGTATTAATTGGGAAGTTTTTAGCAGCATTAATATCATTCATTATTGTTTCGACTTTGGTTTTTGTTTTTCTTGTTGTTATTTTTTATTTTAGAGCTTTATATTTGTCTAAGCACCCTAAACCTGTTAAAAAAGAAGAACCAAAAATTGAAGAAAAAATTCTTGATGAGTTGAAAAAACTTAATGAAAATTTTAAAAATTTAAAAGAAAGGGATTAA
- the grpE gene encoding nucleotide exchange factor GrpE — translation MVSNANKNILKNGNIIVADIDVYDSNSKLDKTLSVSNFNLELGKDKFLPGFDKNLLGQKKKNNYKFSIHFPKNYKVEKYRNRSYEFIVNIKSFTESINDENAYKTDINDKKSNNFKSKSGNFEQENKLNKKNRKNSKLVEKLIKEKEKILQEVEKSKILISDLEQKLELEKQAPKALVIPNELKKEVEQYAMQKFFEEFVTYYNFYKVTTERICIESEISDDAKLKSLAKGYRMISWQFDELFKKYGLFELKPIEGDVFDPTFQKVNDQFIDDQLPTNTIINVHSPAFKLHDRVIQVALVDTTLKSDDPQAKKIIEKCGDKAYHLTPGKVHTLEEKIKNNLSNKD, via the coding sequence ATGGTTTCAAATGCAAATAAGAATATTTTAAAAAATGGCAATATAATTGTTGCGGATATTGATGTTTACGATTCTAATAGTAAGTTAGATAAAACATTGTCTGTTAGTAATTTTAATCTAGAGTTAGGTAAAGATAAATTTTTGCCAGGATTTGATAAAAATTTATTGGGACAAAAAAAGAAGAATAATTATAAATTTTCTATTCATTTTCCAAAAAATTATAAAGTTGAAAAATATAGAAATAGAAGTTATGAATTCATTGTAAATATAAAATCTTTTACTGAAAGCATTAATGATGAAAATGCCTATAAAACAGATATAAATGACAAAAAATCAAATAATTTTAAAAGTAAAAGCGGCAATTTTGAACAGGAAAATAAATTGAATAAAAAAAATAGAAAGAATTCTAAATTAGTAGAAAAATTAATTAAAGAAAAAGAAAAAATCCTACAAGAAGTTGAAAAATCAAAAATTTTAATTTCTGACTTAGAGCAAAAATTAGAGCTTGAAAAACAAGCACCTAAAGCTCTTGTCATTCCTAATGAATTAAAAAAAGAAGTTGAGCAATATGCCATGCAAAAATTTTTTGAGGAATTTGTCACTTATTATAACTTTTATAAAGTTACAACTGAAAGAATATGCATTGAGTCTGAAATAAGTGATGATGCAAAGCTTAAATCATTGGCCAAGGGATATAGAATGATATCATGGCAATTTGACGAATTGTTCAAAAAATATGGGCTTTTTGAGCTAAAACCTATTGAAGGAGATGTATTTGATCCAACATTTCAAAAGGTTAATGATCAATTTATTGATGATCAATTGCCAACTAATACAATAATTAATGTTCATTCTCCTGCTTTTAAATTACATGATAGAGTTATACAAGTTGCGCTTGTTGATACAACATTGAAATCAGATGATCCACAAGCCAAAAAAATAATTGAAAAATGTGGAGATAAAGCATATCATTTAACTCCAGGCAAAGTACATACATTAGAAGAAAAAATTAAAAATAATTTATCCAATAAAGATTAA
- the hrcA gene encoding heat-inducible transcriptional repressor HrcA: protein MKNDSLDLSKDIRLVLKYSVEFFIEEGQPASSKSLIDKYGIKFSSAKVRYLMNDLENLGYLEKTHTSSGRIPSAKGYKYYAKYLTKDDVEIFKGRLKDIFARRRVSVEETIQEVAKIITESIGVTLVTTESNDDSTLKGLQLIPLSDSEGIVLITDSYGKTITNKIIIDPSEFSMKDLSIATKIFSNRLIDYRLIKLSSAARALGPVLSEFIKNYEQLLENYVHQVFEFNFVRKNEVYGKDKIILAKEISRPDLIKILNTIENRSIWELIDSENENDDNIKIAIGSDHSAYITKKFNNAKIKEMSIVGTNRMNYAKGISALELFEELLEEE from the coding sequence ATGAAAAATGATAGTTTGGATTTAAGCAAGGATATACGTTTGGTTCTTAAATATTCAGTTGAATTTTTTATTGAGGAAGGTCAACCGGCTAGTTCCAAGTCTTTAATTGATAAATATGGTATTAAGTTTTCATCAGCAAAGGTTAGATATTTGATGAACGATTTAGAAAATCTTGGTTATTTAGAAAAAACGCATACATCTAGTGGCAGAATACCTTCAGCAAAAGGCTACAAATATTATGCAAAATATTTAACAAAGGATGATGTTGAAATATTTAAAGGAAGATTAAAAGATATTTTTGCGCGTAGAAGAGTTTCTGTTGAAGAAACAATTCAAGAAGTTGCAAAAATTATTACTGAGTCAATTGGTGTTACATTAGTTACTACAGAAAGCAATGATGATAGCACGTTAAAAGGCTTACAATTAATACCTTTATCAGATAGTGAAGGAATTGTTTTAATTACAGATTCATACGGAAAAACTATAACAAATAAAATTATTATAGACCCATCAGAATTTTCTATGAAAGATTTATCTATAGCTACAAAAATATTCAGTAATAGATTAATTGACTATAGATTAATAAAATTATCATCAGCCGCAAGAGCACTAGGTCCTGTTTTGTCCGAGTTTATTAAAAACTATGAACAATTACTTGAAAATTATGTCCACCAAGTATTTGAATTTAACTTTGTTAGAAAAAATGAAGTTTATGGCAAAGATAAAATAATTCTGGCTAAAGAAATATCAAGGCCCGATTTGATAAAAATACTTAATACTATTGAAAATCGTTCTATTTGAGAGCTAATTGATAGTGAAAATGAAAATGACGATAATATTAAGATCGCAATAGGCAGTGATCATAGCGCTTATATTACTAAAAAGTTTAACAATGCTAAAATAAAAGAAATGTCAATTGTTGGCACAAATAGAATGAATTATGCAAAAGGTATTTCAGCTCTTGAATTATTTGAAGAACTATTAGAGGAAGAATAA